The Primulina eburnea isolate SZY01 chromosome 6, ASM2296580v1, whole genome shotgun sequence genome contains a region encoding:
- the LOC140835035 gene encoding uncharacterized protein — MSSSGGGGGGGGGSSSASVFNLEGIDDVQDFPYVNEGEGPLMSWERYSHLNDLMHTGNKAFRENRLDQAIEFYSRSNNIKPDDPVILGNRCAAYLRICQFLKHRPPSVSEYRPLSGLDPTTHAGLALKDADKVMSLQLNLVTSYILKANALILLERYELAQEVIYYGLQIDPHSNPLLNLERSTANTLLRRSRVKPHRTDDYDCTVCLRLLYEPVTTPCGHSFCRSCLFQSMDRGNRCPICRTVLFISPRTCAVSVTLNNVIQKNFPEEYAERRSEHAILINPGVDLLPLFVMDVILPCQKFQLNIFEPRYRLMVRRIMEGSRRMGMVITDSTTGLIADHACEVEITDCEPLPDGRFFLEVESRRRCRIVRCWDQDGYRVSEVEWVQDNIPLEGTAERHSYLELTQNAAVFARQWMKDAQDAAQGDRIRLAELFKAEGLMPSTHDPERFSFWLATLTNRRPSEKLELLRMRDTKERIRRGLLYMKAEEQGCRLQ, encoded by the exons ATGTCAAGCAGCGGTGGCGGTGGCGGTGGCGGTGGCGGCTCATCTTCTGCCTCCGTTTTCAATTTGGAAGGGATAGATGATGTCCAGGATTTTCCATAT GTGAATGAAGGAGAAGGACCATTAATGTCATGGGAGAGGTACAGTCATCTCAATGATCTCATGCACACTGGGAACAAGGCTTTTCGAGAGAATCGATTGGATCAG GCGATTGAGTTTTACTCAAGATCTAACAACATTAAACCTGATGATCCAGTTATTCTTGGGAACCGATGTGCTGCATATCTTCG GATTTGTCAATTCCTGAAACACAGACCTCCATCTGTATCTGAATATAGACCATTAAGTGGGTTGGATCCAACAACTCATGCTGGG CTTGCCCTGAAGGATGCGGATAAGGTGATGAGTCTGCAACTTAATTTAGTGACATCCTACATTCTCAAGGCAAATGCACTCATCCTG TTGGAAAGGTATGAGCTCGCTCAGGAAGTTATATATTATGGCCTCCAAATTGATCCTCATAG TAATCCTCTTCTGAATTTGGAGAGATCAACAGCCAATACGTTACTGAGGAGAAGCCGTGTAAAACCACATCGTACTGATGATTATGACTGTACAGTTTGCTTGAGGTTACTGTATGAACCTGTTACAACTCCCTGTGGACACTCTTTTTGTCGTTCTTGCCTGTTTCAATCCATGGACAGAG GTAACCGATGCCCAATCTGCCGCACAGTTTTGTTTATAAGTCCCAGAACATGTGCAGTCAG TGTCACATTGAACAACGTTATACAGAAGAACTTTCCTGAAGAATATGCTGAAAGGAGGTCGGAACATGCCATTTTGATAAACCCTGGTGTTGATTTGCTTCCTCTTTTTGTCATGGACGTCATACTACCATGCCAAAAGTTTCAGCTTAACATATTTGAACCTCGTTATAGGCTTATG GTGAGGAGGATAATGGAAGGAAGTCGCCGGATGGGAATG GTCATTACAGACTCAACTACAGGTTTAATAGCTGATCATGCATGTGAGGTGGAGATTACAGA TTGTGAGCCACTCCCTGATGGACGTTTCTTTTTAGAG GTCGAAAGTCGTCGGAGATGCCGGATTGTAAGATGTTGGGATCAAGATGG GTACCGTGTTTCTGAAGTTGAATGGGTGCAGGATAATATTCCGCTGGAGGGAACAGCAGAGAGACATTCC TATCTGGAGCTGACACAAAATGCAGCAGTGTTTGCTCGCCAGTGGATGAAGGATGCACAGGATGCGGCTCAGGGAG ATAGGATAAGGCTTGCAGAGCTTTTTAAAGCCGAAGGGTTAATGCCCTCAACACATGATCCTGAGCGCTTTAGTTTTTGG CTTGCGACTTTAACAAATCGGAGACCATCAGAAAAATTGGAGCTCCTTCGCATGAGAGATACAAAGGAG
- the LOC140835036 gene encoding pentatricopeptide repeat-containing protein At1g74630, producing MNSAEQICVSLLNCCKTLKSLQQLHARTVKSGLDSDPFIAGKFILHCSVNLSAALDYARHLLLHAANPDVFMYNTLIRGFSDSEFPKNSIFTFILMLKNLGNPPDSFSFAFTLKAAANMRCFRSGVQLHCQSMKRGINTHLFVATTLISLYAECGCILLSNKVFDEIADPNVVSWNAILTAFFRCGDVRGAERLFNLTPLRNSASYNLMLAAYAKMGELDLARKLFVDTPIKDDVSWNTMIVGFAQNGCFDEAFRYFKELQKVGLRPNEVSFTGALSACAQAGALEFTKILHGFIEKAGFVWITTVNNALIDTYSKCGSIDMASLVFKRMPGERSIVTWTSMIIGLAIQGHGEEALNLFNQMEASGIQPDGIAFIVILYACSHAGLVEQGCNFFDKMTNVYRIKPTIEHYGCMVDLYGRAGQLVKAYNFVSEMPIPPSAIIWRTLLGACSFHGNVNLAEEVKKRLSELDPENSGDHVLLSNIYAVAGQWTDVAKLRRSMAEEKIKKTPGWSMIEVEKVMYTFVAGAKQDDVTTVAYKKLEEIMLRLRRDGSYIPNVVNFLHDIEEEEKENAVITHSEKLAVAFGMARLRGCGVLRIVKNLRVCKDCHTVMKLISKVYEVEIALRDRSRYHSFKNGVCSCRDYW from the coding sequence ATGAACAGTGCAGAACAAATTTGTGTCTCGCTGCTGAATTGCTGCAAGACCCTCAAATCCCTCCAACAATTACACGCCCGCACCGTGAAGAGCGGTCTGGATTCCGACCCCTTTATAGCCGGAAAATTCATACTCCACTGCTCGGTCAACCTTTCTGCCGCATTGGACTATGCTCGCCACCTCCTTCTCCATGCCGCGAACCCCGATGTGTTCATGTACAACACCCTCATTCGTGGTTTTTCTGATTCAGAGTTTCCTAAAAATTCAATCTTTACATTCATTCTGATGCTGAAGAATTTGGGCAACCCTCCTGACAGCTTCTCCTTTGCTTTCACTCTCAAAGCTGCGGCAAACATGCGGTGTTTTCGTTCAGGGGTTCAGCTCCATTGCCAGTCTATGAAACGTGGGATCAATACCCATCTCTTTGTGGCAACAACATTGATCAGTTTGTATGCAGAATGTGGGTGTATTTTGCTTTCAAACAAAGTGTTCGATGAAATTGCTGACCCAAATGTTGTGTCATGGAATGCCATTTTGACAGCTTTCTTTAGGTGCGGTGATGTAAGAGGCGCAGAGAGATTGTTTAATTTGACGCCATTACGAAACTCAGCTTCTTATAATTTGATGCTCGCTGCATATGCAAAAATGGGGGAGTTGGATTTGGCACGGAAGTTATTTGTGGACACGCCAATAAAGGATGACGTTTCTTGGAATACAATGATAGTGGGGTTTGCTCAAAACGGTTGTTTTGATGAAGCATTTAGATATTTCAAGGAATTACAGAAGGTGGGGTTGAGGCCTAACGAGGTGAGTTTTACAGGAGCTTTATCTGCTTGTGCACAAGCGGGAGCGCTTGAATTCACAAAGATATTACATGGTTTCATTGAGAAAGCAGGCTTTGTTTGGATTACAACGGTAAATAATGCACTAATAGATACTTATTCGAAGTGTGGGAGCATTGATATGGCTAGTCTAGTCTTCAAGAGGATGCCCGGTGAAAGGAGTATTGTTACCTGGACCTCGATGATAATAGGTCTTGCGATTCAAGGGCATGGTGAAGAGGCACTAAATCTTTTTAATCAAATGGAGGCATCTGGGATCCAACCAGATGGAATTGCATTTATTGTGATTCTTTATGCATGTAGTCATGCCGGTTTAGTGGAACAGGGCTGCaatttttttgataaaatgACCAATGTGTATAGGATTAAGCCTACAATCGAACATTACGGATGCATGGTTGATTTATATGGTCGGGCCGGTCAACTGGTGAAAGCTTATAACTTTGTATCTGAGATGCCAATTCCACCCAGTGCCATTATTTGGCGGACACTTCTTGGAGCGTGTAGTTTTCATGGTAATGTCAATTTGGCAGAGGAGGTCAAGAAAAGGCTATCGGAGTTGGACCCTGAAAACTCTGGTGATCACGTATTATTGTCTAATATTTATGCAGTAGCAGGGCAGTGGACAGATGTCGCGAAGCTAAGAAGATCAATGGCTgaagaaaaaataaagaaaactccTGGTTGGAGTATGATTGAAGTTGAGAAGGTCATGTATACTTTTGTAGCTGGTGCCAAGCAGGATGATGTAACAACGGTGGCTTATAAGAAGCTAGAAGAGATCATGTTAAGACTAAGAAGAGACGGAAGTTACATTCCTAATGTTGTCAACTTTTTACATGATATTGAAGAGGAGGAAAAGGAAAATGCAGTTATTACTCACAGTGAGAAGTTGGCTGTTGCTTTTGGGATGGCAAGATTGAGAGGGTGTGGCGTCTTGAGAATTGTGAAGAACTTGAGAGTATGCAAAGATTGTCACACTGTGATGAAACTGATTTCTAAAGTATACGAAGTGGAGATTGCATTGAGAGATAGGAGTCGATATCACTCTTTCAAGAACGGTGTTTGCTCGTGCAGAGATTACTGGTAA
- the LOC140833605 gene encoding probable LRR receptor-like serine/threonine-protein kinase At1g67720, translated as MYQSAMATLLSALALTTLLLITTPAHAGRRSWQKNSGEIFRLGVVSHATGTYTGKTNATDVLGLVYLFTQYPLLEEANGDPCFPPVWSWIECNSDPRPRVIALNLASRLLFETLPDFSMMDALESID; from the exons ATGTACCAATCCGCCATGGCCACTCTTCTCTCTGCATTAGCACTTACAACTCTTTTGCTAATAACAACGCCGGCTCATGCAG GAAGACGGAGTTGGCAGAAGAATAGTGGGGAAATTTTCAGATTGGGAGTAGTTTCTCATGCAACCGGTACTTACACCGGCAAAACTAACGCAACCGACG TGTTGGGATTGGTCTATTTATTCACCCAATATCCGTTGCTGGAGGAAGCTAACGGGGACCCGTGCTTTCCACCAGTGTGGTCATGGATAGAGTGCAATTCCGATCCCCGACCGCGTGTCATAGCGCT GAATCTTGCGAGCAGATTGCTATTTGAGACACTTCCCGACTTCAGTATGATGGATGCTCTTGAATCCAT AGATTAA